A part of Sulfurifustis variabilis genomic DNA contains:
- a CDS encoding ELWxxDGT repeat protein, with protein sequence MKSQIEHDRSAVGGPARAGCLVLLLLALAACGGGGGGGDAGGGADTGPTFRYFIGNDGASGWELWKTDGTEAGTVRVKDINPGGGDSWPVYFTALNGETYFLANDGATGAELWKTDGTEAGTARVKDINPGGSSSPYGFTSFNGALYFSANDGVTGAELWKTDGTGAGTVRVKDIDPGVGSSYPSYFTSFNGALYFTANDGVTGAELWKTDGTEAGTVRVKDINLGGHASLYGFTAFNGALYFTANDGVDGVELWKTDGTEAGTVRVKDIFPGLGDSRPYDITVLNGTLYFSAEDGVSGRELWQTDGTEAGTVRVMDINPGVMGSYPSYLTAFSGALYFRANDGTSGYELWKTDGTEVGTVPVKDIYPGGSSSPHGFTAFSGALYFTAADGVTGAELWKTDGTEAGTVQVKDIYPGGESWPDDFTAFNGALYFFADDGSSGREWWRTDGTEAGTVLLKDICPGACEGVED encoded by the coding sequence ATGAAATCACAAATCGAACACGATCGATCGGCCGTGGGAGGCCCGGCGCGGGCAGGTTGCCTTGTTCTCCTGCTGCTGGCTCTCGCGGCGTGCGGCGGGGGCGGTGGAGGCGGGGATGCGGGAGGCGGCGCGGATACCGGGCCGACGTTCCGCTATTTCATAGGCAACGATGGCGCCAGCGGCTGGGAGCTGTGGAAAACCGACGGCACCGAGGCGGGCACGGTGCGGGTCAAGGACATCAATCCCGGCGGAGGAGATTCCTGGCCCGTTTACTTCACAGCCTTGAACGGCGAGACCTATTTCCTTGCCAACGACGGCGCCACCGGCGCGGAACTGTGGAAAACCGACGGTACCGAGGCGGGCACGGCCCGGGTCAAGGACATCAACCCCGGCGGGAGCTCATCGCCGTACGGCTTTACGTCCTTCAACGGCGCGCTCTATTTCAGTGCCAACGACGGCGTCACCGGCGCTGAACTGTGGAAGACCGACGGCACCGGAGCCGGCACGGTGCGGGTCAAGGACATCGACCCGGGCGTGGGAAGTTCCTATCCCTCCTACTTTACGTCCTTCAACGGCGCGCTCTATTTCACTGCCAACGACGGCGTCACCGGCGCGGAACTCTGGAAGACCGACGGCACCGAAGCCGGTACGGTGCGGGTCAAGGACATCAACCTCGGTGGGCACGCCTCGCTCTACGGCTTTACGGCCTTCAACGGCGCGCTCTACTTCACTGCCAACGACGGCGTCGACGGTGTGGAACTGTGGAAGACCGACGGCACCGAAGCCGGCACGGTGCGGGTCAAGGACATATTCCCTGGCCTGGGAGATTCCCGGCCCTACGACATTACAGTCCTCAACGGCACGCTCTATTTCAGTGCTGAGGACGGCGTCAGCGGCAGGGAGTTATGGCAGACAGACGGGACCGAAGCCGGCACGGTGCGGGTAATGGACATCAACCCCGGCGTGATGGGTTCCTATCCCTCCTACTTGACGGCCTTCAGCGGCGCGCTCTATTTCCGTGCTAACGACGGCACCAGCGGCTACGAGCTCTGGAAGACCGACGGCACCGAGGTGGGCACGGTGCCGGTCAAGGACATCTACCCCGGCGGGAGTTCCTCGCCGCACGGCTTTACGGCCTTCAGCGGGGCGCTGTATTTCACTGCCGCCGATGGCGTCACCGGCGCCGAGCTCTGGAAGACCGACGGCACCGAAGCCGGTACGGTGCAGGTCAAGGACATCTACCCCGGTGGGGAATCCTGGCCCGACGACTTTACGGCCTTCAACGGCGCGCTCTATTTCTTTGCCGACGATGGCTCAAGCGGCAGGGAGTGGTGGCGGACCGACGGCACCGAGGCCGGCACCGTGCTGCTGAAAGACATCTGTCCCGGAGCGTGCGAGGGCGTGGAAGATTGA
- a CDS encoding response regulator encodes MAEREARLKILVVDDHPLIRQALPGVLRQLDDAGLVLDAPDWPSAGKVLAEHPDLDLILLDLHLPGISGLEALSELRDSHAGIPVVALSAADDRQTVLEAIDRGAAGFIPKSSSNEVLVNALRLVLCGGVYLPPEILEHARSTAPGPAQARPAAQMRAELGLTERQLEVLALIVQGKSNKVIGRQLDLAEATVKIHVSAILKAFKVTSRTQALIAATRLGLRFD; translated from the coding sequence ATGGCGGAGCGAGAAGCGCGATTGAAGATCCTGGTTGTCGATGATCACCCCTTGATCCGGCAGGCACTGCCCGGGGTGTTGCGCCAGCTGGACGATGCCGGCCTCGTGCTGGACGCGCCCGACTGGCCGAGCGCGGGGAAAGTGCTGGCGGAGCACCCGGACCTCGACCTCATCCTGCTCGACCTGCACTTGCCGGGCATCAGCGGGCTGGAAGCGCTGTCGGAACTGCGTGACAGCCACGCCGGAATCCCGGTGGTCGCGCTCTCCGCGGCCGACGACCGCCAGACAGTGCTGGAGGCGATCGACCGGGGCGCGGCCGGTTTCATTCCCAAGTCCTCGTCGAACGAGGTCCTGGTGAACGCCTTGCGGCTCGTGCTGTGCGGCGGTGTCTACCTCCCTCCCGAGATCCTCGAGCACGCGCGCTCGACCGCGCCCGGCCCGGCCCAGGCGCGGCCGGCCGCGCAAATGCGAGCGGAGCTCGGTCTCACGGAGCGCCAGCTCGAGGTGCTCGCCCTGATCGTCCAGGGCAAGTCGAACAAGGTCATCGGCCGGCAGCTCGACCTGGCGGAGGCGACGGTGAAGATCCACGTTTCGGCGATCCTCAAGGCCTTCAAGGTCACGAGCCGCACGCAGGCCCTGATCGCCGCGACGCGGCTGGGGCTGCGGTTCGACTAG
- a CDS encoding ATP-binding protein: MATWHGLGGRLHRKYAVYFVALVTLALLASGLSGMYFSHRDNVATLVTLQREKAAAAAYKIEQYVKEIERQVGWTSLPRVVTGPSPLEQRRLDYLRLLRQAPAITEIALIDPSGQERLLVSRLAMDSIESGKDRSRLPAFREAERDRTYFGPVYFRKETEPYMTVAMVDDAGVTVAEVNLKFMWDVVSGIRAGRTGYAYVVGPGGRLISHPDISLVLKKTDLGSLRQVRAALSAGNPVTERPDLHVAENRGGQPVLVAHAPIPSLGWAVLVEQPLTEALAPLYGSMLRTALLLLAGLVLAAGASFVLARRMVEPIRALQAGADRIGAGRLDHRIEVHTGDELEDLATQFNRMADQLRESYAHLERKVEERTEQLARANEAKSRFLAAASHDLRQPMHALGLFVAQLRDTARSPDTLELVEQAQSAVSALRQLLDAILDVSKLDAGVLRPSRTEFAIGSLFDRLRASFAPEFARKGLRLRVAPCRLSVRSDPVLLERILLNLVSNALRYTERGGVLLGCRRSGAQVRIEVWDSGVGIPRDKRREIFREFVQLGNPERDRGKGLGLGLAIVDRLVRLLGHRLELRSEPGRGSVFAVTVERGAAVRTAAPVPAPACASDRLGGALVMIVDDDMLVRAAMTGLLSRWGCHVIVAGGSDEAVERLARSERFPDVIVCDYRLPGTESGIGLVQRLRVLSGLEIPAVIVTGDTAPERLKEALASGFAILHKPVQPERLRDALHILLAGDVTPGAPRAAAPSV; the protein is encoded by the coding sequence ATGGCGACGTGGCACGGTCTCGGCGGGCGGCTGCACCGCAAGTACGCGGTCTACTTCGTCGCGCTCGTCACCCTCGCGCTGCTCGCGAGCGGGCTCAGCGGTATGTACTTCTCCCACCGCGACAACGTCGCCACGCTGGTCACGCTACAGCGCGAGAAGGCGGCCGCGGCCGCCTACAAGATCGAGCAATACGTGAAGGAAATCGAGCGCCAGGTGGGCTGGACGAGCCTGCCTCGGGTCGTGACCGGACCCTCGCCGCTCGAGCAGCGGCGTCTCGATTACCTGCGGCTCCTGCGCCAGGCCCCGGCCATCACCGAAATCGCCCTGATCGATCCCTCCGGGCAGGAACGGCTGCTCGTCTCGCGACTTGCGATGGACTCGATCGAGAGCGGCAAGGACCGCTCGCGGCTCCCCGCATTTCGCGAGGCGGAAAGGGATCGAACCTACTTCGGGCCCGTCTACTTCCGAAAGGAGACCGAGCCGTACATGACGGTCGCGATGGTCGACGACGCGGGCGTGACCGTCGCCGAGGTCAACCTCAAGTTCATGTGGGACGTGGTTTCCGGAATCCGCGCGGGACGGACCGGGTACGCCTATGTCGTCGGGCCCGGAGGCCGCCTGATCTCGCATCCGGACATCAGTCTCGTGCTCAAGAAGACGGACCTCGGCTCCTTGCGGCAGGTGCGGGCGGCGCTGTCCGCAGGGAATCCGGTCACCGAGCGGCCGGACCTCCACGTCGCCGAGAACCGGGGCGGGCAACCGGTCCTCGTCGCGCACGCGCCGATCCCGTCCCTCGGCTGGGCGGTGCTCGTGGAACAGCCGCTGACCGAGGCCCTCGCGCCGCTGTACGGCTCCATGCTCCGCACCGCCTTGCTGCTGCTTGCCGGCCTCGTTCTTGCGGCGGGGGCATCCTTCGTCCTGGCGCGGCGGATGGTCGAACCGATCAGGGCGTTGCAGGCGGGCGCGGACCGCATCGGCGCCGGCAGGCTCGATCACCGCATCGAAGTACACACGGGCGACGAGCTGGAGGACCTCGCTACCCAGTTCAACCGGATGGCGGACCAGCTGCGCGAGTCCTACGCGCATCTCGAACGCAAGGTCGAGGAGCGCACGGAGCAGCTCGCCCGGGCCAATGAGGCCAAGTCCCGTTTCCTCGCGGCCGCGAGCCACGACCTGCGCCAGCCGATGCACGCACTCGGTCTCTTCGTCGCGCAACTGCGCGACACCGCGCGCTCGCCGGACACGCTCGAGCTGGTCGAGCAGGCGCAGTCCGCGGTGTCCGCCCTCCGGCAACTGCTCGATGCGATCCTCGACGTCTCGAAGCTCGATGCCGGCGTGCTCAGGCCGTCGCGGACGGAATTCGCGATCGGCAGCCTGTTCGATCGCCTGCGGGCGAGCTTCGCGCCCGAGTTCGCGCGCAAGGGCCTCCGGCTGCGCGTGGCGCCTTGCCGGCTGTCGGTGCGCAGCGACCCGGTGCTGCTCGAGCGGATTCTGCTGAATCTCGTCAGCAACGCGCTCCGCTACACCGAGCGCGGCGGCGTGCTGCTCGGCTGTCGGCGCTCGGGCGCGCAGGTGCGGATCGAGGTCTGGGACAGTGGCGTCGGCATCCCGCGGGACAAGCGCCGTGAGATTTTCCGGGAGTTCGTGCAGCTGGGAAACCCGGAGCGCGACCGCGGCAAGGGTCTGGGGCTCGGGCTCGCGATCGTCGATCGTCTCGTGCGGCTGCTCGGCCATCGCCTCGAGCTCCGTTCCGAGCCCGGGCGAGGGTCGGTGTTCGCCGTTACGGTCGAGCGCGGCGCGGCCGTGCGGACGGCAGCGCCCGTCCCGGCGCCGGCGTGCGCTTCGGATCGGTTGGGGGGTGCGCTGGTGATGATCGTGGACGACGACATGCTCGTGCGCGCGGCGATGACCGGTCTGCTTTCCCGCTGGGGTTGCCACGTCATCGTCGCCGGCGGCAGCGACGAGGCGGTCGAGCGGCTGGCGCGCTCCGAGCGTTTTCCCGACGTCATCGTATGCGATTACCGCTTGCCGGGAACCGAGAGCGGCATCGGATTGGTCCAGCGGCTGCGCGTTCTGTCCGGGCTCGAGATTCCGGCGGTGATCGTGACCGGGGACACCGCCCCCGAGCGGTTGAAGGAGGCGCTCGCCAGCGGCTTCGCGATTCTGCACAAGCCGGTGCAGCCGGAGAGGTTGCGCGACGCGCTCCACATCCTGCTCGCCGGCGACGTCACGCCCGGGGCGCCGCGTGCCGCCGCGCCGTCCGTCTAG
- a CDS encoding ABC transporter substrate-binding protein codes for MATRYDIAHGLSALALAALFPAMAMLSSPTAAAGRLPRIGFIAFEPGGCGNPAFHRGLRELGYVDGENMVFECRHAEGKFEGLDAAVAELVRAKPDVIVAFGHAPTRAVQRATKDIPIVMIASGEPVELGFAQSLARPGGNMTGVSYYNTELNIKRLELLKTVVPNFKRLAVLVHAGVPEDLASAYIRDAEAAAGALRFDAKVVKFKTLEDLDRAFEEMGRFKADGVYVAPMREVAAETRRLVELSKRHHLPVVHFRKPFPKAGGLMSYGVDYATLYHRTAMYVDRILKGANPAELPIEQPATLEFVINLRAADELGLTIPQGLLLRADELIQ; via the coding sequence ATGGCAACGCGCTACGACATCGCGCACGGTCTGTCCGCTCTCGCGCTCGCCGCGCTCTTCCCCGCGATGGCGATGCTTTCGTCGCCGACGGCGGCGGCCGGCAGGTTGCCGCGCATCGGTTTCATCGCGTTCGAACCAGGCGGGTGCGGCAATCCCGCGTTTCACAGGGGCCTGCGCGAGCTCGGCTACGTGGACGGGGAGAACATGGTGTTCGAGTGCCGGCATGCCGAGGGCAAGTTCGAGGGGCTCGACGCGGCGGTCGCGGAGCTGGTACGCGCGAAACCCGACGTCATCGTGGCATTCGGTCATGCGCCGACGCGTGCCGTTCAGCGTGCGACCAAGGACATACCGATCGTGATGATCGCCAGCGGGGAGCCGGTGGAGCTGGGCTTCGCGCAGAGCCTGGCCCGGCCGGGGGGCAACATGACGGGCGTGAGCTACTACAACACCGAGCTCAACATCAAACGGCTCGAGCTGCTCAAGACCGTAGTGCCGAACTTCAAGCGTCTTGCCGTGCTGGTGCATGCCGGTGTTCCCGAAGACCTGGCGAGCGCCTACATTCGGGACGCCGAGGCGGCCGCCGGGGCTCTCCGATTCGACGCGAAGGTCGTCAAGTTCAAGACGCTCGAAGACCTGGATCGGGCCTTCGAGGAGATGGGCCGGTTCAAGGCGGATGGTGTGTACGTCGCCCCGATGCGTGAGGTCGCCGCCGAGACCCGGCGCCTGGTCGAGCTGTCGAAACGGCATCACCTGCCCGTCGTCCACTTTCGCAAGCCCTTCCCGAAGGCGGGAGGGCTGATGAGCTACGGGGTCGACTACGCGACGCTTTATCATCGCACGGCGATGTATGTCGACAGGATCCTCAAAGGGGCGAACCCGGCCGAGCTTCCCATCGAGCAGCCGGCGACGCTGGAGTTCGTCATCAATCTCAGAGCCGCCGACGAGCTCGGACTGACAATTCCGCAGGGCCTGCTCCTTCGAGCCGACGAGCTGATCCAATGA
- a CDS encoding transporter substrate-binding domain-containing protein: MARSLLFMTLGAVLIGCAGSHAAEPKQTLAPSGALRVGLYRGGPTSVIPGATPEETKGVGYDLGKELARRLGARFEPAVYASPGALIAAGKSGEWDVAFLAVDAEREKILSFTAPFLFVEHGYLVPAGSSIMKMEEIDRPGTRVGAPQGGSINAVLKRVLRSATVMNSAGLAGGVEMMKAGKVDAFAANKANLYQMSDKLPGSRVLPGHLDLDRIAIAIPKGREAGLDYLTAFIRSAKAEGRVQAAMTRAGLRGARE, encoded by the coding sequence ATGGCGCGATCGCTGCTGTTCATGACGCTCGGCGCCGTGCTGATCGGCTGTGCCGGATCGCACGCCGCGGAGCCGAAACAGACGCTGGCACCGAGCGGCGCGCTCCGCGTGGGACTGTACCGCGGCGGCCCCACTTCCGTGATCCCCGGCGCCACGCCGGAGGAAACGAAAGGAGTGGGATACGATCTCGGCAAGGAGCTCGCGCGGCGCCTTGGCGCCCGGTTCGAGCCGGCGGTGTATGCCTCCCCCGGCGCGCTGATCGCCGCCGGGAAGTCCGGGGAGTGGGATGTCGCTTTCCTGGCGGTCGACGCCGAGCGCGAAAAGATCCTCTCCTTCACCGCGCCGTTCCTGTTCGTGGAGCACGGCTATCTGGTTCCCGCCGGCTCATCCATCATGAAGATGGAGGAGATCGACCGCCCGGGGACGCGCGTCGGCGCGCCGCAAGGGGGATCCATCAACGCGGTGCTGAAGCGCGTGCTACGGAGCGCGACGGTGATGAACAGCGCCGGCCTGGCCGGCGGCGTCGAGATGATGAAGGCGGGAAAGGTCGACGCGTTCGCGGCGAACAAGGCCAACCTGTACCAGATGTCCGACAAGCTGCCCGGCTCCCGGGTGCTTCCCGGACACCTCGATCTGGATCGCATCGCCATCGCCATTCCTAAGGGTCGCGAAGCAGGCCTGGACTATCTGACCGCGTTCATCCGGAGCGCGAAAGCCGAAGGCCGCGTGCAGGCGGCGATGACGCGCGCCGGACTCCGGGGCGCCAGGGAGTAG
- a CDS encoding CPCC family cysteine-rich protein: protein MIPERYPCPCCGYRVFERQPGSNAVCPICLWEDDLAQLRFPRLPGSANHVSLEQAQHNYADLGVAERRNAGLGRVPVEGERREAGWRPLDPAHDNVEEPQSGVDYGDTYPLADTTVLYYWRSTYWRRLAS from the coding sequence ATGATCCCCGAGCGCTATCCCTGTCCCTGCTGCGGGTACCGCGTGTTCGAGCGTCAGCCCGGCAGCAACGCGGTGTGTCCCATCTGCCTCTGGGAGGACGACCTTGCGCAGCTGCGTTTTCCGCGGCTCCCCGGTAGCGCGAACCACGTTTCGCTGGAACAGGCCCAGCACAACTACGCCGATCTCGGGGTTGCGGAGCGGCGGAACGCGGGTCTCGGCCGCGTTCCCGTCGAGGGCGAGCGCCGCGAGGCCGGCTGGCGCCCGCTCGATCCCGCTCACGACAACGTCGAGGAGCCGCAGTCCGGCGTGGACTACGGCGACACGTACCCTCTGGCGGATACCACGGTGCTCTACTACTGGCGGTCGACGTACTGGCGGCGTCTGGCGAGTTAG
- the fba gene encoding class II fructose-bisphosphate aldolase (catalyzes the reversible aldol condensation of dihydroxyacetonephosphate and glyceraldehyde 3-phosphate in the Calvin cycle, glycolysis, and/or gluconeogenesis): protein MALATLRQVLDHAAEHGYGVPAFNVNNLEQMRAIMEAAHETDSPVIVQASAGARKYAGAPFLRHLILAAVEEWPHIPVVMHQDHGASPAVCQRSIQLGFSSVMMDGSLKEDMKTPATYEYNVDVTKRVVDMAHACGVSVEGELGCLGSLETGMAGEEDGSGAEGKLDHSQLLTDPDQAADFVKKTKVDALAIAIGTSHGAYKFTRPPTGDILAIERIKQIHKRIPNTHLVMHGSSSVPQDWLKIINSYGGDMGQTYGVPVEEIVQGIKHGVRKVNIDTDLRMASTGAVRKFLAENKKEFDPRKWLTAATKGMKEICKARYEAFGCAGKASKIKVISLEEMTKRYDKGELDPKVN, encoded by the coding sequence ATGGCTTTAGCGACCTTGCGCCAAGTCCTGGACCACGCCGCCGAGCACGGCTACGGAGTCCCGGCGTTCAACGTGAACAACCTCGAGCAGATGCGCGCCATCATGGAGGCCGCGCACGAAACCGACAGCCCGGTGATCGTCCAGGCCTCGGCCGGGGCACGCAAGTACGCGGGCGCGCCGTTCCTGCGCCACCTGATCCTGGCCGCAGTCGAGGAATGGCCGCATATCCCGGTCGTGATGCATCAGGACCACGGCGCCTCCCCGGCGGTGTGCCAGCGCTCCATCCAGCTCGGCTTCTCGTCCGTCATGATGGACGGCTCGCTGAAGGAGGACATGAAGACGCCGGCGACCTACGAGTACAACGTCGACGTGACGAAGCGGGTCGTCGACATGGCGCACGCCTGCGGCGTCTCGGTGGAGGGCGAGCTGGGTTGCCTGGGCAGCCTCGAGACCGGCATGGCGGGCGAGGAGGACGGCTCCGGCGCCGAGGGCAAGCTCGACCACTCGCAGCTCCTCACCGATCCCGACCAGGCCGCCGACTTCGTGAAGAAGACCAAGGTCGACGCGCTCGCCATCGCGATCGGCACGAGCCACGGGGCCTACAAGTTCACGCGGCCGCCCACGGGCGACATCCTCGCCATCGAGCGCATCAAGCAGATCCACAAGCGCATCCCGAACACCCACCTCGTGATGCACGGCTCGAGCTCGGTGCCGCAGGACTGGCTCAAGATCATCAACTCCTACGGCGGCGACATGGGCCAGACCTACGGCGTGCCGGTAGAGGAGATCGTGCAGGGCATCAAGCACGGCGTGCGCAAGGTGAACATCGATACCGATCTGCGCATGGCTTCCACCGGTGCGGTCCGCAAGTTCCTGGCGGAGAACAAGAAGGAGTTCGATCCGCGCAAGTGGCTGACGGCGGCCACGAAGGGCATGAAGGAAATCTGCAAGGCGCGTTACGAGGCCTTCGGTTGCGCCGGCAAGGCGAGCAAGATCAAGGTGATCTCGCTCGAGGAGATGACCAAGCGCTACGACAAGGGCGAGCTCGACCCCAAGGTGAACTGA
- a CDS encoding class I fructose-bisphosphate aldolase: MNIAELQATARAMVARGKGLLAMDESSPTIAKRFKKVGIEDTVDNRRTYRELLVSTPGLGSFISGAILYDETIRQSTSDGTPFPKYMADRGIIPGIKVDKGAKNLAGFPGEKVTEGLDALRERLIEYKGMGARFAKWRAVITIGPDIPTPTCIDSNAHALARYAALCQEASLVPIVEPEVLIDGSHTLERCYDVSLQTLRAVFRELAGHRVAFEGMVLKASMVISGLEAPKRAGVEEVADATLRCLLNTVPATVAGVAFLSGGQGNEEATAHLNAMNARHKNLPWPLTFSYSRALQQPVMEHWRANPANAAAAQKLLYHRARMNGAAATGSYNVQMEREAA, from the coding sequence ATGAACATCGCCGAACTGCAGGCAACCGCCCGGGCCATGGTGGCCCGGGGAAAGGGTCTGCTCGCCATGGACGAAAGCAGTCCGACCATCGCCAAGCGCTTCAAGAAGGTCGGCATCGAGGACACGGTCGACAACCGCCGTACCTACCGCGAGCTGCTCGTTTCGACCCCCGGTCTGGGCAGCTTCATCAGCGGCGCGATCCTGTACGACGAGACGATCCGGCAGTCGACGAGCGACGGGACCCCCTTCCCGAAGTACATGGCCGACCGCGGCATCATCCCGGGGATCAAGGTCGACAAGGGCGCCAAGAACCTGGCCGGTTTCCCGGGAGAAAAGGTGACGGAGGGGCTCGATGCGCTGCGCGAGCGCCTTATCGAGTACAAGGGCATGGGCGCGCGCTTCGCCAAGTGGCGCGCGGTCATCACGATCGGGCCCGACATCCCGACCCCGACGTGCATCGACTCGAACGCGCACGCGCTCGCGCGCTACGCCGCCCTGTGCCAGGAAGCGAGCCTCGTCCCGATCGTGGAGCCGGAGGTGCTCATCGACGGCAGCCACACGCTCGAACGGTGCTACGACGTGAGTCTGCAGACGCTGCGGGCCGTCTTTCGGGAACTCGCGGGACATCGCGTCGCCTTCGAAGGAATGGTCCTCAAGGCCAGCATGGTCATCTCCGGGCTCGAGGCGCCGAAGCGCGCCGGCGTCGAGGAGGTGGCTGACGCGACCCTGCGCTGCCTGCTCAACACGGTGCCGGCGACCGTCGCCGGCGTGGCGTTCCTCTCCGGCGGTCAGGGGAACGAGGAAGCGACCGCTCACCTCAACGCGATGAACGCCAGGCACAAGAACCTGCCCTGGCCGCTCACCTTCTCGTACTCGCGTGCCCTCCAGCAACCGGTCATGGAGCACTGGCGCGCCAACCCGGCGAATGCCGCCGCCGCCCAGAAGCTGCTTTACCACCGCGCCCGGATGAACGGTGCGGCCGCGACCGGCAGCTACAACGTGCAGATGGAGCGCGAAGCGGCGTGA
- the pyk gene encoding pyruvate kinase: MFRRTKIVATLGPATDDPKVLDKLIEAGVDVVRLNFSHGLAHVHAHRAEAARERAQAHGRHVGVLVDLQGPKIRIGKFREGAVTLQEGERFVLDADLPLDAGSVERVGVTYKALPHDVERGATLLLDDGRIVLWVDQVEGNEIVCRVVVGGELSDSKGINRQGGGLSAGALTEKDREDIRTAAAIGADYLAVSFPRSAADINEARELLRAAGGHGGIVAKIERAEAVTAIEEITRASDVVMIARGDLAVEIGDADVPPIQKRIIKLARRMNKVVITATQMMESMIENPVPTRAEVSDVANAVLDGTDAVMLSAETASGRHPVAAVVAMDRVCRVAERQEEALQSRHRRDAMFERVDEAIAMAVMYVANHLPVKAIAALTESGSTALWLSRISSGVPIYALTPHTATRRKVTLYRGVYPVAFSQSSTEPAVVMKEAIDELRRRGAVRDDDLVIFTIGEPMSKPGGTNTMKIIRVVDLHEESASG; this comes from the coding sequence ATGTTCCGACGCACGAAAATCGTCGCCACCCTCGGGCCGGCGACCGACGACCCCAAGGTCCTCGACAAGCTGATCGAGGCCGGCGTCGACGTCGTGCGCCTCAATTTCTCCCACGGCCTGGCCCATGTCCACGCGCATCGCGCGGAGGCGGCGCGCGAGCGCGCGCAGGCCCACGGGCGCCACGTCGGCGTGCTCGTCGATCTGCAGGGCCCGAAAATCCGCATCGGGAAGTTCCGGGAAGGCGCGGTCACGCTGCAGGAGGGGGAGCGCTTCGTCCTCGACGCCGACCTTCCGCTCGACGCCGGCAGCGTCGAACGCGTGGGCGTGACCTACAAGGCCCTCCCGCACGACGTCGAGCGCGGCGCGACGCTGCTCCTCGACGACGGCCGCATCGTGCTCTGGGTCGACCAGGTCGAGGGCAACGAGATCGTCTGCCGCGTCGTGGTCGGCGGCGAGCTCTCGGACAGCAAGGGCATCAACCGCCAGGGCGGCGGCCTGTCGGCCGGCGCGCTCACGGAGAAGGACCGGGAGGACATCAGGACGGCGGCCGCGATCGGCGCCGACTACCTCGCCGTCTCGTTCCCGCGCAGCGCCGCGGACATCAACGAGGCCCGCGAGCTGCTGCGCGCGGCCGGTGGGCACGGCGGGATCGTCGCCAAGATCGAGCGCGCCGAGGCCGTGACGGCCATCGAGGAGATCACCCGGGCATCCGACGTCGTCATGATCGCCCGCGGTGACCTGGCCGTGGAGATCGGCGATGCCGACGTGCCGCCGATCCAGAAGCGTATCATCAAGCTCGCGCGCCGGATGAACAAGGTCGTCATCACCGCGACGCAGATGATGGAGTCGATGATCGAGAACCCGGTGCCGACCCGCGCCGAGGTCTCCGACGTCGCCAACGCCGTGCTCGACGGGACCGACGCCGTCATGCTTTCGGCCGAGACCGCGAGCGGCAGACATCCGGTGGCGGCGGTCGTCGCGATGGATCGTGTGTGCCGCGTCGCCGAACGTCAGGAGGAGGCGCTGCAGTCGCGCCACCGGCGCGACGCCATGTTCGAACGCGTCGACGAGGCGATCGCCATGGCGGTGATGTACGTCGCGAACCACCTGCCCGTGAAGGCGATCGCGGCGCTGACCGAATCCGGCTCGACGGCGCTGTGGCTGTCCCGGATCAGCTCCGGCGTGCCGATCTATGCCCTGACGCCGCACACGGCGACGCGGCGCAAGGTGACGCTCTACCGCGGCGTCTACCCGGTGGCGTTCTCGCAGAGCAGCACCGAGCCCGCGGTCGTGATGAAGGAGGCGATCGACGAACTGCGGCGCCGCGGCGCCGTGCGCGACGACGACCTCGTGATCTTCACCATCGGCGAGCCGATGTCGAAGCCGGGCGGCACCAACACCATGAAGATCATCCGCGTCGTCGACCTGCACGAAGAGAGCGCAAGCGGCTGA